From Candidatus Methylomirabilota bacterium, the proteins below share one genomic window:
- a CDS encoding TIGR03619 family F420-dependent LLM class oxidoreductase: MKIKYRVGIMPGPWPPGRDGADFLWALTDLCERTDIDSIWLSDRLSSPVPTPEVMTTLAAIAARTTRLKFGPSVIVLPYRTPVVAAKEMATVDWLSRGRLFPAVGVGVELPREFEASGVAFRERGRRTDEAIRVMRLLWTQDEVSFQGEFYKLDRITLLPKPWQTPPPIWIGGKSEAAQRRTARLGDGWMPSFITPDEFRVGVERVQELAAAEGREVPADHFGTLVNFALADTPERGQALAAPFIPRGRVDESVMRQCVAFGPPEVVAEKIEAYVKGGGSKFILRPLCPPDMMLEQLARLAAEVVPAFHAR; the protein is encoded by the coding sequence ATGAAGATCAAGTACCGTGTCGGGATCATGCCGGGGCCGTGGCCGCCGGGCCGCGACGGCGCCGACTTCCTGTGGGCGCTCACCGATCTCTGCGAGCGCACCGACATCGACTCGATCTGGCTCTCCGACCGTCTCTCCTCGCCGGTGCCCACGCCCGAGGTCATGACCACGCTCGCCGCCATCGCCGCGCGCACCACGCGGCTCAAGTTCGGCCCCAGCGTGATCGTGCTGCCGTATCGCACGCCAGTGGTGGCGGCCAAGGAGATGGCGACGGTGGACTGGCTCTCCCGCGGGCGCCTCTTCCCGGCGGTGGGCGTGGGCGTGGAGCTGCCGCGCGAGTTCGAAGCCTCCGGCGTCGCCTTCCGCGAGCGGGGCCGGCGCACCGATGAGGCGATTCGCGTGATGCGTCTCCTGTGGACGCAGGACGAGGTCAGCTTCCAGGGGGAGTTCTACAAGCTCGACCGTATCACCCTGCTCCCCAAGCCGTGGCAGACGCCTCCGCCCATCTGGATCGGCGGAAAGAGCGAGGCGGCGCAACGGCGCACCGCGCGCCTCGGCGACGGCTGGATGCCGTCCTTCATTACGCCCGACGAGTTTCGCGTGGGCGTGGAGCGCGTGCAGGAGCTGGCCGCCGCCGAGGGCCGCGAGGTCCCGGCCGATCACTTCGGCACCCTCGTGAATTTCGCGCTCGCGGACACGCCCGAGCGCGGCCAGGCGCTCGCCGCGCCCTTTATCCCCCGCGGCCGCGTCGACGAGTCGGTGATGCGGCAGTGCGTGGCCTTCGGCCCTCCCGAGGTCGTTGCCGAGAAGATCGAGGCGTACGTCAAGGGCGGCGGGTCCAAGTTCATTCTCCGTCCCCTGTGCCCGCCCGACATGATGCTCGAGCAGCTCGCGCGCCTCGCCGCCGAGGTCGTCCCCGCGTTCCACGCGCGCTGA
- a CDS encoding PilZ domain-containing protein, translating to MKGRDRRGAPRATADWLVRLETFERGIIDGHVIDISTSGVRVRASADLPVGAAVTLRITLPRGAERLEVVARVTRRDADALALDFIGMPDTEARRVEPLVAGWEGRRRAPRASRPLPVTIRVPHGPVGHGKTLDLSPFGARVATDLALRPGDTAKLEIEPDGDDEPLRLPSVVWSMADRGSVFVFVNLRPGEYDRLSRLVRRLLERGG from the coding sequence GTGAAGGGACGGGATCGGCGCGGAGCGCCACGGGCCACCGCCGACTGGCTGGTCCGGCTCGAGACCTTCGAGCGCGGCATCATCGATGGGCACGTGATCGACATCTCGACCTCCGGCGTCCGCGTGCGCGCCTCGGCCGATCTCCCCGTCGGCGCCGCGGTGACTCTCCGCATCACGCTGCCGCGCGGCGCCGAGCGCCTGGAAGTGGTGGCGCGCGTCACGCGGCGCGACGCCGACGCGCTCGCGCTGGACTTCATCGGCATGCCGGACACCGAGGCGCGTCGCGTGGAGCCGCTCGTCGCGGGATGGGAAGGGCGGCGCCGCGCGCCGCGTGCCAGCCGGCCATTGCCGGTGACCATCCGCGTCCCGCACGGTCCGGTGGGCCACGGCAAGACCCTCGACCTCTCCCCGTTCGGCGCGCGCGTCGCCACCGACCTGGCGCTGCGGCCCGGCGACACCGCCAAGCTCGAGATCGAGCCCGACGGGGACGACGAGCCGCTGCGCCTGCCGTCGGTGGTCTGGAGCATGGCCGATCGCGGGTCGGTGTTCGTGTTCGTCAATCTGCGTCCCGGCGAGTACGATCGGCTGAGCCGCCTGGTGCGGCGCCTCCTCGAGCGCGGAGGCTGA
- a CDS encoding SDR family NAD(P)-dependent oxidoreductase, with amino-acid sequence MDLGIKGKVALVTGGARSLGKQDCLTLAAEGCRVIVLDLNGEGAAETAKEIADKGGSARGYEVDITDRAALGGVVRTAESEVGPVDICVNNAGLIYTLGQLKDMDDAAWDLNLQVNLTGTYNVTKAVFPGMRERRWGRVICMASIAGLMGGFGQTAYSTSKMGVVGFAKSVALEGARYNITSNVIAPGIIGPNANLSPMYERMVKRVAMQTEGQPEDVANAIAFLCSERARYITGSVLTVTGGMDLFTF; translated from the coding sequence GTGGACCTGGGCATCAAGGGCAAGGTGGCGCTGGTGACGGGCGGCGCGCGCAGTCTCGGGAAGCAGGACTGCCTGACGCTCGCCGCGGAGGGCTGCCGGGTCATCGTCCTGGACCTCAACGGCGAGGGGGCGGCCGAGACCGCCAAGGAGATCGCGGACAAGGGCGGAAGCGCCCGCGGCTACGAGGTGGACATCACCGATCGCGCGGCCCTCGGCGGCGTCGTCCGCACGGCGGAGTCCGAGGTCGGGCCGGTCGACATCTGCGTCAACAACGCGGGGCTCATCTACACGCTGGGCCAGCTCAAGGACATGGACGACGCCGCCTGGGATCTGAACCTCCAGGTCAATCTCACCGGCACCTACAACGTCACCAAGGCGGTGTTCCCCGGGATGCGCGAGCGCCGGTGGGGCCGCGTCATCTGCATGGCCTCCATCGCCGGGCTGATGGGCGGCTTCGGGCAGACCGCGTACTCCACCAGCAAGATGGGCGTGGTCGGCTTCGCCAAGTCGGTTGCCCTGGAGGGAGCGCGCTACAACATCACCAGCAACGTGATCGCGCCCGGCATCATCGGGCCCAACGCGAACCTCTCGCCCATGTACGAGCGCATGGTGAAGCGGGTGGCCATGCAGACCGAGGGGCAGCCCGAGGACGTGGCCAACGCCATCGCCTTCCTCTGCTCCGAGCGCGCGCGCTACATCACCGGCTCCGTCCTCACCGTCACTGGGGGGATGGATCTCTTCACGTTCTAG
- a CDS encoding DUF6496 domain-containing protein gives MARRSTRRSSSKGKGRRKVHKVMREYKHGSLRSGSGGKVRKRKQAVAIALSEARRSGARIPRKGKSRRSSSRSK, from the coding sequence ATGGCTCGACGTTCGACGCGTCGCTCGTCCAGCAAAGGCAAGGGCCGGCGCAAGGTCCACAAGGTCATGCGCGAATACAAGCATGGCTCCTTGCGCTCTGGCTCGGGGGGTAAGGTACGAAAGCGGAAGCAGGCCGTCGCGATCGCGCTGAGCGAGGCGCGCCGGTCCGGGGCGCGCATTCCGCGAAAGGGGAAATCGCGCCGCAGCTCGAGCCGCTCGAAGTAA
- the sppA gene encoding signal peptide peptidase SppA, whose protein sequence is MRTPGPALRRVAGAILAALALAGCSSIISIDLQPRIRPLEEDTVEGSGTPKILLLDLSGLLQEDTPSLSLTTPPPRVPLLARVREELAKAEKDDKVQGVVLRINSPGGTMTASDVIYREIREFKARRKVPVIAAIMDVGASGGYYVALAADQIFVHPTSITGSIGVIMLTVNAQGLMEKIGVTPLAIKSGPLKDAGSPFRGLTDEERGVFQSVIDDMFGRFVRLVSESRKIPEARVRQFADGRIYTAEQARALGLVDKIGYLDEAVAAARQAAGVTEARVVMYHRPREYRANLYSASLPPSGAESLLTQAAGLLGGGPGTRFLYLWWP, encoded by the coding sequence ATGCGCACCCCTGGCCCCGCCCTCCGCCGCGTCGCCGGCGCGATCCTCGCCGCGCTCGCGCTCGCCGGCTGCTCCTCGATCATCTCGATCGACCTGCAGCCGCGCATCCGTCCCCTGGAGGAGGATACCGTCGAGGGCTCGGGCACGCCGAAGATCCTGCTCCTCGATCTCTCCGGGCTGCTCCAGGAAGACACGCCCAGCCTTTCCCTCACCACGCCGCCGCCTCGCGTGCCCCTCCTGGCGCGCGTCCGCGAGGAGCTCGCGAAGGCCGAGAAGGACGACAAGGTGCAAGGGGTGGTGCTGCGCATCAACAGCCCCGGCGGCACGATGACCGCCTCGGACGTGATCTACCGCGAGATCCGGGAGTTCAAGGCGCGGCGGAAGGTGCCCGTGATCGCCGCCATCATGGACGTGGGGGCCTCGGGCGGCTACTACGTGGCGCTGGCCGCCGACCAGATCTTCGTGCACCCCACGAGCATCACCGGCAGCATCGGCGTGATCATGCTCACCGTCAATGCCCAGGGCCTGATGGAGAAGATCGGCGTGACCCCGCTCGCCATCAAGTCCGGCCCCCTCAAGGACGCGGGCTCGCCGTTCCGGGGCCTCACCGACGAGGAGCGCGGGGTCTTCCAGTCGGTGATCGACGACATGTTCGGCCGGTTCGTGCGCCTGGTGTCGGAGTCACGGAAGATCCCGGAGGCCCGCGTGCGCCAGTTCGCCGATGGCCGGATCTACACCGCGGAGCAGGCCCGCGCGCTCGGCCTCGTCGACAAGATCGGCTATCTCGACGAGGCGGTGGCGGCGGCGCGCCAGGCCGCCGGAGTCACCGAAGCGCGCGTCGTCATGTATCACCGGCCGCGGGAATACCGCGCCAATCTCTACTCCGCGTCCCTGCCGCCCTCGGGCGCCGAGAGTCTCCTGACCCAGGCCGCCGGGCTCCTCGGCGGCGGGCCGGGCACGCGCTTCCTCTACCTCTGGTGGCCATAG
- a CDS encoding TetR/AcrR family transcriptional regulator, producing MRDPDKPQQIIEAAVRVFARKGYYNSRVSDIAREAGIAAGTIYLYFRTKDDILVTLFRDKMAQFVASLRKAIADEPDAVAKLRRLIHLHFEMLEEDPQLAEVVQVEQRQGQKFFRGASAHEISSYFALIASVIEEGVADGRFRSDLPIKVATKALFGAMDQMATSWVLGKRGYRLADTAEPLADIFLRGLGPR from the coding sequence ATGCGCGATCCTGACAAGCCACAACAGATCATCGAGGCCGCTGTACGGGTCTTCGCCCGCAAGGGCTACTACAACTCGCGTGTGTCCGACATCGCGCGCGAGGCCGGGATCGCGGCCGGCACCATTTATCTCTACTTCCGCACCAAGGACGACATCCTCGTCACGCTCTTCCGCGACAAGATGGCGCAGTTCGTGGCGAGCTTGCGCAAGGCGATCGCCGACGAGCCCGACGCGGTGGCCAAGCTCCGCCGGCTGATCCACCTCCACTTCGAGATGCTGGAGGAGGATCCGCAGCTCGCGGAAGTGGTGCAGGTGGAGCAGCGGCAAGGCCAGAAGTTCTTCCGCGGCGCCTCCGCGCACGAGATCTCGTCGTATTTCGCGCTCATCGCCTCGGTAATCGAGGAAGGTGTGGCCGACGGCCGGTTCCGCTCAGACCTGCCCATCAAGGTGGCGACGAAGGCGCTGTTCGGCGCGATGGACCAGATGGCGACCTCGTGGGTGCTCGGCAAGCGGGGCTACCGCCTCGCCGACACCGCCGAGCCGCTCGCCGACATCTTCCTCCGGGGCCTCGGGCCCCGCTAG
- a CDS encoding SDR family NAD(P)-dependent oxidoreductase produces the protein MRLKDRVAVVTGGGRGIGRAVALALAAEGAHLLVASDVLTEVQTVAREAVGLGARAEALRADVTRLPDMETMAARAVDAFGALDVLVTCAGVAGGGLLAEQPEADWTRVIDVNLNGTYRAIRAVLPQMMRQGRGRIITISSIFGRMGGYGFVSAYAASKHGVIGLTRALATELASQGHADITVNTICPGYVRAGMGVAPQKVRSRDGGVTDVPGEEIFERHIKRRVPQRRMIEAEEIAHAAVFLALPESRGITGQGLNVDGGFIMS, from the coding sequence GTGCGCCTGAAGGATCGGGTCGCGGTCGTGACGGGTGGCGGCCGCGGCATCGGCCGCGCGGTCGCGCTGGCACTGGCGGCCGAGGGCGCCCACCTGCTCGTCGCCTCCGACGTGCTCACCGAAGTGCAGACGGTGGCGCGCGAGGCGGTCGGGCTGGGCGCGCGCGCGGAGGCGCTGCGCGCGGACGTCACGCGCCTTCCCGACATGGAGACGATGGCCGCGCGTGCCGTGGACGCCTTCGGCGCCCTCGACGTCCTGGTCACCTGCGCGGGCGTGGCGGGCGGCGGACTCCTCGCCGAGCAGCCCGAGGCGGACTGGACGCGCGTCATCGACGTGAACCTCAACGGCACGTACCGCGCCATCCGCGCCGTGCTGCCTCAGATGATGCGGCAGGGGCGCGGGCGCATCATCACGATCTCCTCCATCTTCGGGCGCATGGGCGGCTACGGCTTCGTGAGCGCCTATGCCGCGAGCAAGCACGGGGTGATCGGGCTCACGCGCGCGCTCGCCACCGAGCTGGCCAGCCAGGGGCATGCCGACATCACCGTCAACACCATCTGCCCGGGCTATGTCCGGGCGGGCATGGGCGTCGCGCCCCAGAAGGTGCGGAGCCGCGACGGCGGCGTGACGGACGTGCCGGGGGAGGAGATCTTCGAGCGCCACATCAAACGCCGCGTGCCGCAGCGCCGCATGATCGAGGCGGAGGAGATCGCCCATGCCGCCGTCTTCCTCGCCCTGCCCGAGAGCCGCGGGATCACCGGGCAGGGTCTCAACGTGGACGGCGGCTTCATCATGTCCTAG
- a CDS encoding CoA pyrophosphatase, with amino-acid sequence MDLDTLRRRLDLALSRHPRVALDRSDLVSAAVLLPITDKGGPHIVFTKKSEAVPHHKGQFSFPGGVCEERDASRVETALREAWEEVRIPAEAVEVLGLLDDTMTRATPFVITPVVGLIRERVDFRPDGREIERVIEVPLDLLRDPAIFRTEIWERGGEPHPVHFYRVSEEDLVWGATARILKQFLDLLDSAEETA; translated from the coding sequence TTGGACCTGGACACCCTGCGGCGCCGGCTCGATCTCGCGCTGTCTCGTCATCCGCGGGTCGCCCTCGACCGCAGCGATCTGGTGTCGGCGGCGGTGCTGCTGCCCATCACCGACAAGGGCGGCCCGCACATCGTGTTCACCAAGAAGTCGGAAGCCGTCCCCCACCACAAGGGACAGTTCTCCTTCCCCGGGGGCGTGTGCGAGGAGCGGGACGCCTCGCGGGTGGAGACCGCGCTCCGCGAGGCCTGGGAGGAGGTGCGCATCCCCGCCGAGGCGGTCGAGGTGCTGGGCCTCCTCGACGACACCATGACCCGGGCCACGCCGTTCGTGATCACGCCGGTGGTGGGCCTGATCCGGGAGCGGGTGGACTTCCGGCCGGACGGCCGGGAGATCGAGCGGGTGATCGAGGTGCCGCTGGACCTCCTGCGCGACCCCGCCATCTTCCGCACGGAGATATGGGAGCGGGGTGGGGAGCCCCATCCCGTACACTTCTATCGGGTGTCGGAGGAGGACCTGGTGTGGGGCGCCACCGCGCGCATCCTGAAGCAGTTCCTCGACCTGCTCGACTCGGCGGAGGAGACGGCGTGA
- a CDS encoding fumarylacetoacetate hydrolase family protein gives MPIAIDSAVDHLLMSRLGHGQVAPLTEKYADLGLEDAYAVQRAVEQALVLRGERVIGWKAGFTNAAVQATYGVSEPVLGFMLGSGVFSGGDSVPMSRFAALGVEVEVAFLLKRDLAGPGVTPVSALLAVEGAMPSFELIDFRFSGRPTGADVVADGVYTNAIVLGRPLTPVAALDLALEGVVYEQNGQTVATATAAEVLGNPLISLAWVANTLGRMGRGLAAGDVVLTGSISKILRPQAGESVRASFTRLGSVSCRFV, from the coding sequence ATGCCCATCGCCATCGATTCCGCCGTCGACCATCTCCTCATGAGCCGGCTTGGGCATGGGCAGGTCGCGCCGCTCACGGAGAAGTACGCGGACCTCGGTCTCGAGGACGCCTACGCGGTGCAGCGCGCGGTCGAGCAGGCGCTCGTGCTTCGCGGCGAGCGGGTCATCGGCTGGAAGGCGGGCTTCACCAACGCTGCCGTCCAGGCGACCTACGGCGTGAGCGAGCCGGTCCTCGGCTTCATGCTCGGATCCGGTGTCTTCTCGGGCGGTGACAGCGTGCCCATGAGCCGCTTCGCGGCGCTGGGCGTGGAGGTCGAGGTGGCGTTCCTGCTCAAGCGCGACCTCGCGGGGCCAGGGGTGACGCCGGTGTCGGCGCTGCTCGCGGTCGAGGGCGCCATGCCGTCGTTCGAGCTGATCGACTTTCGCTTCTCGGGCCGGCCGACCGGGGCGGACGTGGTTGCCGATGGGGTCTACACGAATGCGATCGTGCTGGGACGGCCGCTCACGCCCGTGGCCGCGCTCGATCTCGCCCTCGAGGGCGTGGTCTACGAGCAGAACGGCCAGACCGTCGCGACCGCGACGGCGGCCGAGGTGCTGGGCAACCCGCTCATCTCCCTGGCGTGGGTGGCCAATACGCTCGGACGCATGGGCCGTGGCCTCGCCGCCGGCGACGTGGTGCTGACGGGATCCATCTCGAAGATCCTTCGGCCGCAGGCCGGCGAGTCGGTGCGCGCCTCCTTCACCCGCCTGGGCTCGGTCTCCTGCCGCTTCGTCTAG
- a CDS encoding enoyl-CoA hydratase-related protein: MTVLYAQQGHVVTLTINRPDAMNAIDPETHQALIEAWTRFRDDESAWVAIFTGAGEKSFSAGADLKKMIPAAFGEGRRRSHNDPGLGGITRGLEIWKPMIAAINGHCLAGGMELALACDLRLAVTHATFGLPEVRWAIMPGAGGTQRLPRAIPLAKAMELILMARTMTAEEALRWGLVNAVVPPADLLRTAREWADTICERGPLAVRAAKEATLRGLTMPLADGLRLEAFLSGTLRGTADAVEGPKAFAEKRKPNFQAR; encoded by the coding sequence ATGACCGTCCTCTACGCACAGCAGGGCCACGTCGTCACGCTCACGATCAACCGTCCCGATGCCATGAACGCGATCGATCCCGAGACGCATCAGGCGCTGATCGAGGCGTGGACACGCTTCCGGGACGACGAGAGCGCCTGGGTGGCCATCTTCACCGGCGCCGGTGAGAAGTCCTTCTCGGCCGGCGCGGATCTCAAGAAGATGATCCCGGCCGCGTTCGGCGAGGGGCGCCGCCGCAGCCACAACGACCCGGGGCTGGGCGGGATTACCCGCGGGCTCGAGATCTGGAAGCCCATGATCGCGGCGATCAACGGCCACTGCCTCGCCGGCGGCATGGAGCTGGCGCTGGCCTGCGACCTCCGGCTCGCCGTGACTCATGCCACGTTCGGGCTCCCCGAGGTCCGCTGGGCCATCATGCCCGGCGCGGGCGGCACCCAGCGACTGCCACGCGCCATCCCCCTCGCCAAGGCCATGGAGCTGATCCTGATGGCGCGCACGATGACCGCGGAGGAGGCCCTGCGTTGGGGCCTCGTCAACGCGGTGGTGCCGCCGGCCGATCTCCTCCGCACCGCACGGGAGTGGGCCGACACCATCTGCGAGCGCGGGCCGCTCGCCGTGCGTGCCGCCAAGGAGGCGACCCTGCGCGGCCTGACCATGCCGCTGGCCGACGGCCTCCGCCTGGAGGCGTTCCTGTCCGGGACACTGCGCGGGACTGCCGACGCGGTAGAGGGTCCCAAGGCGTTCGCGGAGAAGCGGAAGCCGAACTTCCAGGCACGGTAG
- a CDS encoding enoyl-CoA hydratase/isomerase family protein, whose amino-acid sequence MTFETLLVEVADGVATVTLNRPDVRNALNATLLGELEAALAALERDPAARVIVLRGAGEREFCAGADLKGVRDRGTTLEARESFGGLPRVLEAMARMRTPLIAQVHGYALAGGCGLAVGCDVVVASEDAVFGLPEIRLGVLPLIVMAPILRAAGRKRGMLMVLSGDQVSAREAFEMGLVSRVVPRAVLGEEVRGLAAKLAGYSPAALGLAKEAAATSVEMDYPGALRYLRELTTLVFLSDDAREGVTAFFEKRAPRWSGR is encoded by the coding sequence GTGACATTCGAGACCCTGCTGGTGGAGGTAGCCGATGGCGTCGCCACCGTCACGCTGAACCGTCCCGACGTCCGCAATGCGCTGAACGCGACGCTGCTCGGCGAGCTGGAGGCCGCCCTCGCTGCCCTCGAGAGAGATCCCGCCGCGCGCGTCATCGTCCTGCGCGGGGCGGGGGAGCGCGAGTTCTGCGCCGGCGCGGATCTCAAGGGCGTGCGGGACCGCGGCACCACGCTCGAGGCCCGCGAGTCCTTTGGGGGCCTCCCGCGCGTGCTGGAGGCGATGGCCCGCATGCGCACGCCGCTCATCGCCCAGGTGCACGGCTATGCCCTGGCCGGCGGCTGCGGACTCGCGGTGGGCTGCGACGTCGTGGTGGCGTCGGAGGACGCGGTCTTCGGGCTGCCCGAGATTCGCCTCGGCGTGCTTCCGCTCATTGTCATGGCGCCCATCTTGCGTGCGGCGGGTCGGAAGCGGGGCATGCTCATGGTGTTGAGCGGCGATCAGGTCTCGGCGCGCGAGGCCTTCGAGATGGGCCTCGTCAGCCGGGTCGTCCCGCGCGCCGTCCTCGGCGAAGAGGTGCGCGGGCTCGCCGCCAAGCTCGCGGGCTACTCGCCCGCCGCGCTGGGCCTCGCCAAGGAGGCCGCGGCGACGTCCGTCGAGATGGACTATCCGGGCGCCCTGCGCTATCTGCGGGAGCTCACCACCCTCGTCTTTCTCTCCGACGACGCCCGCGAGGGCGTCACCGCCTTCTTCGAGAAGCGCGCGCCGCGCTGGTCGGGTCGTTGA
- a CDS encoding PilZ domain-containing protein, which yields MSVRPDRRGAQRARATWPVQIDLPTGEFLKGRVADISASGLRVAVPADIPAGIEVRVMMTLPGPRVEVLSVNGLVVRSGEDGVAIDIMSVGGPLPDRAARRVRPQLDWWEARRRSPRVQLPVMVTLRHGGGALVPAETVDLSAFGARVTTGLALRAGERIDMLLPDGETEALALHAVVWEVDERGAALVFANASPAQFERINRFVTALLEEPA from the coding sequence GTGTCCGTTCGCCCGGATCGTCGCGGCGCCCAGCGCGCGCGGGCGACGTGGCCCGTGCAGATCGATCTGCCCACGGGGGAATTCCTCAAGGGCCGCGTGGCCGACATCAGCGCGTCCGGCCTGCGCGTCGCCGTGCCCGCGGACATTCCCGCCGGCATCGAGGTTCGCGTCATGATGACCTTGCCGGGCCCGCGCGTCGAGGTGCTGTCGGTGAACGGCCTCGTGGTGCGCAGCGGCGAAGACGGCGTGGCCATCGACATCATGAGCGTGGGTGGCCCGCTGCCCGATCGCGCCGCGCGGCGCGTGCGCCCCCAGCTCGACTGGTGGGAGGCCCGGCGCCGCTCGCCGCGGGTGCAGCTGCCGGTCATGGTGACGTTGCGCCATGGTGGCGGCGCCCTCGTCCCCGCGGAGACCGTGGATCTCTCGGCGTTCGGGGCCCGCGTCACCACCGGGCTTGCCCTGCGCGCCGGCGAGCGGATCGACATGCTGCTGCCCGACGGAGAGACCGAGGCCCTGGCCCTCCACGCCGTGGTGTGGGAGGTGGACGAGCGCGGCGCCGCGCTCGTCTTCGCCAACGCCTCGCCGGCGCAGTTCGAGCGCATCAACCGCTTCGTCACCGCGCTCCTCGAAGAGCCCGCCTGA
- a CDS encoding enoyl-CoA hydratase-related protein, whose amino-acid sequence MAYETLLLAREESFAVITLNRPPMNAINEALMRDLNAALSELQPDDAVRSIIITGAGDRIFCAGADLGSAFTGDIAAFLRFGNSVIRRIERFPKPVIAAINGHALGGGCEIAMGCHIRILRESARMGQTESSLGIIPGYGGTQRLPRLIGRGLALEHLILGTQISAQECYRIGLVNRLAKDGETLADAKALARELGKRPPIATRVLIEALDDGLEAPIDKAIEVEIRAFDKVIRTEDAAEGLQAFFQKRPAEFKGR is encoded by the coding sequence ATGGCGTACGAGACGCTCCTCCTCGCCCGCGAGGAGAGCTTCGCGGTGATCACGCTCAACCGCCCGCCTATGAACGCCATCAACGAGGCGCTGATGCGGGATCTCAACGCGGCGCTGTCGGAGCTTCAGCCCGACGACGCGGTGCGCTCCATCATCATCACGGGGGCGGGGGACCGGATCTTCTGCGCGGGCGCCGATCTGGGCTCGGCCTTCACCGGGGACATCGCGGCGTTCCTCCGCTTCGGCAACAGCGTGATCCGGCGCATCGAGCGTTTTCCCAAGCCCGTGATCGCCGCCATCAACGGCCACGCGCTGGGGGGCGGCTGCGAGATCGCGATGGGCTGCCACATCCGCATCCTCAGGGAGTCGGCTCGGATGGGCCAGACCGAGTCGAGCCTCGGCATCATCCCCGGCTACGGCGGCACTCAGCGCTTGCCGCGCTTGATCGGGCGCGGGCTGGCCCTCGAGCACCTGATTCTCGGTACGCAGATCTCCGCCCAGGAGTGCTACCGCATCGGGCTGGTGAACCGACTCGCCAAGGACGGCGAGACCCTCGCCGACGCGAAGGCGCTGGCGCGCGAGCTGGGCAAGCGCCCGCCCATCGCCACCCGGGTGCTGATCGAGGCGTTGGACGACGGCCTGGAGGCGCCCATCGACAAGGCCATCGAAGTGGAGATCCGCGCCTTCGACAAGGTGATCCGCACCGAGGACGCCGCCGAGGGGCTGCAGGCCTTCTTCCAGAAGCGCCCGGCCGAGTTCAAGGGAAGGTAG